A segment of the Chlorogloeopsis sp. ULAP01 genome:
TAATCTTAGTTACTGGAGATAGTCGCTTTTGAGGTAGCAAAGAGTTTGCTGGTGCAGGTAAACAGATTTGGCTGAAAATACTCCAACTAGCTAGCCCTCCCGCTAATAATCTTGGTACATAAATCCTTTGGCGCAGGCATTGCTTGACGCTCAAGTTTATCTCCTAAAATATTTCCTCAAAATCACTGAGTCACAAGTTTTTGTTCTGTTTCCTGCTTGAGGGCAGAACCTTGAGTACCTAGTTGAATCAGTTCTACTTTATATCCATCTGGGTCTTCTACAAAAGCAATTACCGTGGAACCGTGTTTCATCGGTCCTGGTTCACGCACTACCTTACCACCACGATTTTTAATGTCATCACAGGTAGCATAAATATCATCAACTCCTATGGCAATATGACCGTAAGCATTGCCTAATTCATACTTGTCCACACCCCAGTTATAAGTTAGTTCAATGACTGTGTTGTCACTTTCGTCACCATAACCAATAAAAGCGAGGGTAAATTTTCCTCCTGGATAATCTTTTCGCCGCAGTAGCTTCATTCCCAGAACTTCACAATAGAATTTAAGGGACTCTTCAAGATTGCCAACTCGCAGCATCGTGTGTAGTAGGCGCATAGTGCTCTCCAGATTTTTTGACTACTAATTCTTGATTTTAAAGTGGGATGTGAAAAACAGAGAAAGCCTAAATGTAGGCGACTAAGGATTGGGTACTGGTGATTGGGGATTGGGAAGAAGACACGGGGACAAAAGGACGCGGGGACGCGGAGAAGGATTTTCCCCTTGCCCCCCATCTCCCCCTCTCCCCCTCCTCTTCCTAGCCCCTAGTCCCCCAGTTCCAGCCGTCCTCGATAACCAGTGATAATTCGACTACCATCTTTGAAAATATGAATCTCTATCTGATCGCTTGCCCAAGTAATATTCTGTTCTAAAGCTGGATTGAAGACGTGAACCCTTTGATTGCTAGAGGAAACAGGAGAATCAGGAGAATTCAATGCTAGCGATTCGATATAGGGGCCATCAATCAGAATATCTAACTGATCTAACAGGTCTTGAGCGCCAGATGGGGCATAATCGGATTGTAATTGCTCTAAGGTAAAACCACTAAATGACATCACATTCAGTCCAGCAGCTTTGACTTTACGAGCTAGAGTTGCTAGCGCAGGAGCTTGCCAAAATGGTTCGCCACCAGAAAAAGTCACCCCCTGATTGCGAGGATTGCTAAGAATTTTTTCGGCAAGGCTGTCAACAGATACTAGTTGATTAACCTCAAATGACCAAGATTCTTCATTAAAGCAGCCTGGGCATTCTCGCAAGCACCCCTGTACCCAAACCACAGCACGACATCCAGGACCATTTACTTCAGATTCATCGACATAACCCATAATATTGAGATAGCCAGGGGGGATTTGCATTAGTTTCATGTATGAATCTGTTTTATTTTGAGTCATAGTTTTTTCTCTACAGGGCATGAATTATTGTCTGTCTAGTTGAAATTCACTGGGGTAAGCTCAAAACAACTTCTCTAAGCTAATACAGACTTTTCAACTTATAGTTGACAGATTGCTAGCTTCTAGGCTAAGGGCAAAAGATGAGGAATTTGTGAAGAATTAGCATCCATAGTGGGAGGGGATTGCTTTAATTTATCGGTGTGCATCAACGTTTATCTGTGGTTTCCTAGACAAAAAGTAGAGGCTAGGGATTAGGGACTGGGGACTAGTGACTGGCAAAAGCGTAATTCTTCCCAATACTCAGTACCCAACCACCACTACCTAAGAACCAGAGCAAAAATCTTCGTTAATCTCTGCCTATAGTGTCCCCTCAAAAGCCTATGCTAGATTGTCGGATCTGCAACTGTTAATGTTTGTGTTCAGCAGTGAGAACGCACTCATAAGAAGGACAAAAGACTGATGATTGATACAGCCATTGAAGCAATTGTCGCCCGTGAAATTCTGGACTCGCGGGGTAGACCAACCATAGAAGCAGAAGTACATGTGTTAAATGGTGCTGTAGGACTGGCACAAGTTCCTAGTGGTGCGTCTACTGGCACTTTTGAGGCACATGAATTGCGGGATAATGATAAAAGTCGTTACGGTGGGAAGGGCGTACTTAAGGCGGTACAAAATGTAAAGGAGGTACTTGCTCCAAAGTTGTTGCAAATGGATGCCCTCAACCAAGAACTTCTAGACCGTACAATGATTGCTCTAGATGGTTCTGTGAATAAATCGAATCTGGGCGCTAACGCGATTTTGGCGATTTCTCTAGCTGCGGCTAAAGCTGGTGCCGAATCTTTGGATATTCCCCTGTATCGTTATTTGGGCGGCCCTTTAGCTAACTTGCTGCCTGTACCATTAATGAATGTGATTAATGGCGGTGCTCATGCAGCCAATAATGTGGATTTCCAGGAGTTTATGATTGTCCCGATAGGGGCATCTTCCTTCCGAGAAGCATTGCGTTGGGGTGCGGAGGTTTTTGCTACCCTGAGCAAAGTTTTGGATGAGAAGGGTTTACTTACTGGTGTAGGGGATGAAGGTGGTTTTGCCCCTAATCTAGAGTCAAATCAGGTAGCATTAGAATTGCTAGTTGCTGCAATTGAAAAAGCTGGATACAAGCCTGGAGAGCAAGTGGCTTTGGCTTTGGATGTTGCTGCGAGTGAGTTTTACAAAAATGGCCAGTACGTCTATGATGGTAAACCCCACTCTCCGGCTGAGTTTATTGATTATCTTGCTCAACTGGTGGATCGATATCCAATTGTCTCTATAGAAGACGGCTTGCACGAGGAAGACTGGCAAAGTTGGCAGTCACTAACTCAAAAGTTGGGTTCCCGCGTGCAGTTGGTGGGAGATGACTTATTTGTTACTAATGCGACGCGCTTACAAAAAGGTATTGAGTTGCAAGCAGGTAATGCGATTCTGATTAAACTCAATCAAATTGGTTCTTTAACTGAAACTTTGGAAACAATTGATCTCGCTACTCGTAATGGTTTCCGCTCAGTAATCAGTCACCGTTCTGGTGAAACAGAAGACACTACTATTGCGGATCTAGCGGTGGCAACTCGCGCCGGACAAATCAAAACTGGCTCCCTTTGCCGCAGCGAACGAGTAGCAAAATATAACCGTCTGCTGCGAATTGAAGATGAGTTAGGCGATCACGCTATTTATGCTGGCACTGTCGGACTAGGACCGAAATAGGGGCTAGGGGCTAGGGGCTAGGGCTATGGGTATGGGGCATAGAGCATAGGGCAATGCCCAACTCCCAATTCGCTATGTCCAAATTAAATACCCAATCCCCAGTACCCAGTACCCAATCCCTGATTTATGGATAAAATCCTAACTTTGGCAACCCCACAGTCTCATCCCAACCCATCATAATGTTCATACACTGAATTGCTTGACCCGCTTGTCCTTTAATTAGGTTGTCAATTGCTGACATCACAATTATCCTACCTGTACGCGGGTCAACTTCTATACCAATATAACAAAGATTGCTACCACAAGCCCATTTAGTTTGAGGGTAAATGCCAGGCTCGCAAATTTTTACCCAAGGAGAGTTGCGGTAAAAGGCTTTGTAAATAGTTATTAAATCATCTCTTACTAAACCGGGATCTCTTAAAGTGGCATACACAGTTGCTAAAATGCCACGTACCATCGGGATCAGATGAGGAGTAAATTGTACGGTTACCTCATGACCTGCTAGTTCACTACAAATCTGTTCTATTTCTGGTGTATGGCGGTGACGAACCACACCATAGGCTGCCAGCGAATTGTCTGCTTCAGCCAATAACATATTGATTTTAGCTTCTCGTCCGCCGCCTGATGTGCCAGATTTGGCATCAATAATGGCAGTTTCAGGGATAATTAGCCCTTGTTTGAGGAGTGGAGAAAGTGCGAGAAGGCTGGCGGTAGGATAGCAGCCAGGACAACCTATTAATTGAGCTTCGGCAATGCGATCGCGAAACATTTCTGGTAATCCATAAACTGCTGTGGCAGCAGTTGTATTATCTTGCCGCTCTTTACCATACCAAGCTGTATAAGTTGCTAGGTTGCTAAAACGATAGTCGGCACTTAAATCGAGTACCTTGCATCCTTTTTCCAGTAATTTTGGAGCGAGTTGGCAAGCCAAACCATTTGGTACAGAGAGAAAAACTACTTCACAACGGTGAGCAATAAGTTCTGGATCTACCGCTTCTATTGATAAGTTCACTGTCTGAGCTAGATGCGGGTAAATATCCGCAAATGACTTACCAGCACTACTATCACCACCTAAATAAACTAGCTCTACTTCTGGGTGATCCATCAGTAGGCGCACCAACTGTACTCCGCCATAGCCTGACGCGCCAACAATCCCAACTGGTACGCGTCTAAAATTGCCCATGATAATGAAATCCTTATCCGCTTTGTGGTTAATTTGTTTTTAGATATTAACAATCTGCAAACAGCAAAAAGCTATTAGCTTTTAGCATATATGACGGTTGAAGGTTTAATGCCAACCGTTCATAATCTGATTATGAAAGTTGTATTGCATTTGAGTACTAAAACCCAATTTTAGCGATAGAATCTTTTGCTACGTCATTTCAACCAACCCACAAGTAGGAAAAATTTTAGTTGTGTTCTGTGGAGTCCATTACTCCTAAATTTTGGTATGGTATCGTAATTATTATGTAGGCGCTCATTTACCCTAAGTCGTTAAAAAAATCAAGTAGTGCAAAAGTGCAAAAAACTAGGATAGAGTAAAAAAATGCAGCTAAAGCACTCTAAACTAGATAAATTAGCTACAAAATTCAACAATTTGAAAATTTCTGACCGAAGCAGCATTTATTTTTATAATCCCTGCCAGAAGAATTAAAGATTACCAAGATAGTTCCAATCAAAAAATTTACAGCCAGGCATGAAAATTGAGCTTTCTTGTGTACCACATACCCAATTTCAAAGCAAAGCTGACAAATCATTACTTCTATAGTTTTCAAGCCTTATAAAAAGGTACAATTGAAATAAAGTTTTTGTAAGAAAAATTTATATTTGGTGGCTAAAATCTGTGTCTGAGTCTAAGACTAATTCAACCCAAGCCTTTAAATTTGATTCGATTGATACAGCTCTTGCAGATTTAAAAGCTGGTCGTATCATTGTGGTGGTCGATGACGAAAACCGAGAGAATGAAGGCGACTTAATTTGTGCAGCTCAATTTGCTACCCCCGACACAATTAATTTTATGGCGGTAGAAGCGCGGGGGTTGATTTGTCTAGCAATGACGGGCGATCGCTTGGATGAATTAGATTTACCTTTAATGGTAAGTAACATCACAGATACAAACCAAACTGCTTTTACCGTTAGTATTGATGCTGGGCCGCATTTGGGAGTGACTACTGGAATCTCAGCAGAAGACAGAGCTCGCACAATTCAAGTTGCTATTAACCCTAGTACAAAAGCTTCAGATTTACGTCGTCCCGGTCATATTTTTCCGATTCGTGCTAAGGAAGGAGGAGTACTTAAACGAGCAGGACATACAGAAGCAGCTGTTGATTTAGCCCGACTAGCTGGATTGTATCCATCCGGGGTAATTTGCGAGATTCAAAATCCCGATGGCTCAATGGCACGGTTAGCTCAATTAGTAGAGTATGCTAAACATCACAACTTGAAGATTATTAGCATTGCCGACTTAATTAGCTACCGTCTCCGGCATGATCGCATTGTCATCCGCGAAACTGTGGCCGATCTCCCCACTCAATTCGGCCTGTTTCAAATCTACGCTTATCGCCATACACTTGATGGTTCCGAACACGTTGCGATTGTCAAGGGCGATCCTTCCCAATTCGGAGATCAGCCAGTCATGGTACGGATGCACTCTGAATGTTTAACTGGGGATGCCTTGGGTTCCTTGCGCTGTGATTGTCGGATGCAGTTGCAAGCAGCTCTGAAAATGATTGAAAATGCTGGTCAAGGTGTTGTAGTTTATCTGCGCCAAGAAGGACGGGGAATTGGGCTGATTAATAAGTTGAAAGCCTATTCTTTGCAGGATATGGGACTGGATACGGTAGAGGCAAACGAACGCTTGGGCTTCCCTGCCGATTTACGAGACTATGGGATGGGAGCGCAAATCCTCATGGACTTAGGCGTGCATAAAATCCGCTTGATTACCAACAATCCCCGAAAAATTGCTGGTGTTAAAGGCTACAACATGGAAGTAGTTGACCGTGTGCCATTATTAATTGAATCGAATAACTATAATTCCAATTATTTGGCGACAAAAGCGAAAAAGTTGGGTCATATGCTGTTGCAGACTTACTTAGTAACAGTAGCGATTCACTGGCAAGACGATCCGCAAGCTGTAACCGAACGTTACGAACGCTTAGAAAAACTGCGGCATTTGGTAAAAAGCCACGATCTGTTGTTACAAGAAGAAGCACGTCCTCTTGCGATCGCCTTATTTGACAAACCATCTTTAACAGTACACTTAGGATTTGACCAAGCAAGATTGGCAACTCATGATTGGTACACACAAAAAAGTCATCCTTATGTGCAGGCGATCGGGCAAATTCTCGACTATCTAGTTACCTTGCCTTACATTCAAAAGCTAGAATTTCTTATTTCTCCTGGTGTAGATCCCCTGAGTAATCTGCAAGTGCAATTGGATCGGCAGACGTTCTCCCCAGGTACCTTGCCTTCATCTATCTGTTGCGAGCAATTAGAAACACAGAAAATTTATAGTTTTAGTCGATAGTTCTTGCCAAACTTTTAGGAAATTGGCTGACGAAAAGAATGAAGCAAGCTAAAAAATTTATTGAAATCAAAACTCCTGGGGTCATTTTTTTGACCTGATCTATCTACTGCTTTATGTGTAGTAATTCGCTCATCTGGAACGCTACTTTGAGCAATTAACCAAGCCAAAGAATAATATTGAGCATCAGTATAACCAACATGAGTTGGTTGTTCATTGTGGCCTTCCGGTGGTGTTTCTAAAGATACGTGATAAGCAAAGTTATTTACAGAGGGTGGCAAATTAGAATTAGTTTGCACTGTTTCAGAACCATTTGGGCCGTCAAAAACTGAGTTAGCTGCACCAAAAGCTCGCTTTTCTGGAGAAACGATATAAACAACCGTTCCGTCTAGCTTGACTAAGGTATGGTAACTCACTTGCCGATCATCATCCTCATGAGGAACTTGAAAGGTATTAATTGCACTTGATGCAGAACCGCCTGTTTCATGAAGTACTATAATTGCTTGATTATTGACAGATATGCCATTAATATCGGTACTATGACGCTCTCCATAGTTGTTTGGGTGAGCTAATGCAATTTCATATCTAGGTCTATACTCTTTAAAAGCTTGAGTAATTTGAAAAGAATATTGAGGAAGATTTTTAAGTTTGCTTTGTTGATTATTGGTTGATTCGAGTTGTGCCTTAGGCTTTGGGCTAGGTGTTGTCTTGACTGAGGATTTGGAAAAAGATTGAAGTTTTTCTTTTTGTTGTGCAGTTTGCTGAGGAAGATGAGATGGACTCCAGGCAGCAGATTCTGAGCTTAGATCGGATGCAATTTGCTTATTTGATTGTAGTTGTACTCTTCCACTGATCAGAATAATAACGGTGGTAATGAGCATAAGCGAAATTAATAGCAATCTTTTTATCCAGATGCTAAAACTCATATCTTTAAAAATTGCAATTTCGTTTAAATTTATACTAATATTTTAGTTTGTAGTAAAAAATTGGCTAATACTACAACCAAGCACAGTAACAAAAATTCCACTAGTTATTACTCTTTCTAAAGAACGATTCAAACTCCATAGCTTAAAATTATCTAAACTATCTATCAAATCCACACAGAAATGGACACAATATGAACTCCTTTCCTGCTTGGTACTTTGATGAATCTCAAATGGCTGGTATTAATTTTGAGGACATAGCTCAAGTTGAAGCCTTTGACTGCAAGCAAACATCAAGTACCCCCCAGAAGGAACAGGCTTTAGTGAAGCGATTGGGAATTTCTTTAGGGCATACCGTAATCGATTTAGGAGCAGGCACGGGTACTTTTGCAATCCAGGCTGCACTTGAAGGGGCATTTGTACACGCTATTGATATTTCTCAAAGTATGCTGGCTTATGCTCAACAAAAAGCTCGAAAAATGGGCGCTAGCACCATCAAATTTCACCGAGCTGGTTTCTTAACTTATGAACATAATGACAATCTGGGTGATTTTGTGATTACAAAAGCTGCGCTGCATATTCTGCCAGACTTCTGGAAAATGGTTGCTTTGATGCGAATGGCTTCAATGCTGAAACCTAACGGCATTCTTTACTTACGTGATGCTATATTCTCATTCCCAATTAGTGAGCATAAAACCTTTATTGATGAGTGGATTGAGCATTCATCAAAGCCTGAAGGTGAGGGCTGGACAGATAAAGACTACCATATGCACGTGCGGGAGGAACACAGTACCTTTGCGTGGATTATTGAAGGTATGCTAACGCGGGCTGGATTTGAAATCACACAAGCAAACTACCTTACACCTACTGCTGCTGAATATATATGCATCAAGATAGCCTAATCAGCTATGATACAGGGCTGTGTAAGATGCGATCGCCCAACCACAGAATTACTCCAGTTAACAGTAAACATACTATTCCCGCAACACCAGCTAAGGGTTTTTTATTCTTACCTGTTAACCATTCTGAGGTTTTATCGGTATACTCGATTAGTTGTGCTGTATCTAAGGTGGCGATCGCCCATACCCATCCCGCGTGCAATCCCCAAGCCAAGCCCAACTTCCCACCATCAGCAAATCTTGCTAGTACCAGTACCATCCCCATTAGCCACAATCCCGGTAGTTGGGGTATGGTTTCTCGTTGTTCCCAAACTAAATGTAGTACAGCAAATATAAAACCAGAAATAATCGCTGCTCCCCAACTTGGGTAATCCTGCTCTAATTGCGTGAATAGAAAACCTCGAAAAACTAACTCTTCTACACCTCCTACAAATAAAGCTATCAAAAAGATAGGTAGGGTAATAGATAATATTTGCTTGATATTAAACTCTTGAAATTTACACCAACCCAGCCATAATTGCCAAGAAAATACAAAAGCTAGGCTCATTACTCCTAAACTAAAACCCAGGGTTACAGAACCTAGCATTGAAACTTCAGTAATAAAGCCGTAATCTAACAATGATGTGTCGGTAAGCCAACTGACTGCCCAAACAATAAGTGGTGCTAATAGGTAGAGCGATACGAGTAAAGGCAGCTTTTTTTGTGGAGGCAAAGGCTGGTTTGGTTGCCAATTTTGAAAGATAACTGTTAATGCTGCCATTGGTAACCAGCACACCACCCACAATATGAAAAAAGTGGTTACCACAACCAATCCTGGCGCATTTTCCAGAAATGACCTTAAAGTATTGACTGTTAACTCAAATAACACTCTCAAATTCATTAAAAACACGACAGACTTCTTGCAATTATAATTTTTTGTTTGGAAAGAGAAAAACTTTCTCTATTGTCTGGGCAAATTTTAATTTTGTTGGGTGTAACGATGCGATCGCTTATTCAAAACTCCAAACAATACACTTTTGCTCTACCTTTCTTCTATTTTGGAACAAGCCTCTACCAAAATAGGTATTTTCTGCAAGAGGTCTAATCGTATTTTTCGGAATGAAGAAAATTTTTAACTACAGTAGCAAATTCTACTGACTCTAGGGATAAGTTTTCCAGTGTTCACTTTCAACTTATCCTTATCATCAGATCAATTTACTCTTCTTCTTCTTCGATGTCTTCTTCGTCTGATTCGATATCTAAGTCAGACGAGGTTCCTTTTTTATCAGTGTCAACTTGAATTAAGTGAATATGTTTGTATCCCAGCTTAATTTCAAATTCATCACCAGGTTGTAAACCCATCGCTTTGGTGTATGTTGCACCAATTACAATCTGACCGTTTTGATGAACACTAACCCGATAAGTTGGTTCGCGCCCACGGCCATCTTTAGGTGCTTCCGGACTTAGGGGAATGCCTCTAGCCGATAATAATGCGTCATAAAAATCGGTTAAATTTACACGAACCTGGTTGTTTTTTGTAACTGTATAATAGCCACACTGCTTTGCTCTTTCTCGTCGTGGTAAATTGGAAAGTTCTTTTACTTTAGCAAGCAGTGCTTTGCCGGTTAATGGTGCGGTTGCGGTTTCAGTCATTACGCTCAAAATATCCTTAATCTCTCCAAACTATTCAAAGATGACGTCTTTTGCCAATTAGTTGGCTTTTCGAGTTTATACAATGAAGAACGCTAACCCTTACAAAGGGCAAATTCCCGTTTATAACAGACCAACAACCTCTTTTGTGGTTGCCCATTATTTATGAGAGATTGTGGTTGTACAGGCATTAAATCTGCTGATTTCACGGCACTTTTAACCATCATTTGCCATTGAAAATGAAATATTTTTCTTTTTTGGCATTACTGTGACGGTGTAATTTTAAGCCAACTTTACAAAGCAGGTAAGCCCTACTACTATTATTTAGTCGTAGAACTCAGAAATAACAGGCTTCTGATTTTGGTGCTTGCCTTTATTACCCTTGACTCATAAGGTTTTCCTTATGCATACTTTTAGCTTCTAACAGCATAGTATTTGCATAAGGTTGACAGACATACACCTTTTTATCCTGCTAAATGAGACGACTTTTTTGCGTCTCTACACTACGATGAAACAAAGCTGTATTGGCCGCTCTTATACGGCTATTTATACTGGTTTTGTTACCTCGTAATTTTATATTAAATACTAACATGCAATAATAATAGCAAAATTATTGTTTAAGTTTGAATTAATTTTACTACTATACTTTAATATCTTAATATCTGACCTTGAGAAGGCAAAAAGCGGTGAGGATTTTCTTACCGCTTTATTGCCGTTGTGAGGATTGTGGCTTAGATTTTATAAAAATTCATGTAATTTAGACAAGTAGTTTTGGCAAGTTGAGTTACATTATCAAGCTTGTTGATTGAGAAGAGGCAAAAAAACTATCGTAGTATTCTGTCGTTGATTCATTAGCCAAGATGTTCATTAAAAGCTTGAACAATTCTATATAACCAAGAAATGGTAGTCTGCTACCTATTAATACATTTTTCCTATAGCAGGTTTACTTTTGTTAGCATCAAAATACAGTGATATCCTTAGACAACTGGGTGTAGAGGTTGACAAAACAGTCGTAAACCCCATTCAGTGCTTCTACAATTAAATTTTTATGCTTATCCTCAAACAAGAATCACTAGCTCTTGAATGAACAGCATATTAACAGCTAGCTGTAATTAAGAGAGACAATTTTATCGCTGATTGGGTAAGGAAGCTGCGTGTAGGAATGATTTTTAAGCCAGATGTGGTGATTTCAAGACATAGGTTGATAGCAATGGAAGTACTTTTTAAGGTTATTCGTCAACAAAAAAATTCTTCTCCTGTTGTACAAACTTACCTTTTGCAGGCAGAACCAGGTAATACAATCTTAGATTGCCTGAATCAGATTAAGTGGGAACAAGATGGAACATTAGCGTTTCGTAAAAATTGTCGTAATACAATTTGTGGTAGCTGCGCTATGCGAATCAATGGGCGTTCAGCTTTAGCTTGTAAGGAAAATGTTGGTAGTGAAATTGCCAGAGTACAACAGCTAGCAGAACTAAAAAATAGCGCAAATAATATTCCAGAAATCATAATTGCTCCACTTGGCAATATGCCCGTGATCAAAGATTTAGTAGTAGATATGAGCAATTTTTGGAGCAATTTAGAAGCGATCACTCCTTATGTAAGTACTGCTGCCCGCCAAGTACCAGAAAGAGAATTTCTACAAACATCAGAAGAGCGATCGCGCCTGGATCAAACTGGTAATTGTATTATGTGTGGAGCTTGCTTCTCTGAGTGTAATGCCTTTGAAGTCAATCCTGATTTTGTTGGCCCTCATGCTCTGGCCAAAGCTTATCGAATGGTCGAAGATTCCCGCGACAGCGAAACAGAAAATCGCTTAGAAAAATATAACGAAGGAACAAAAGGAGTTTGGGGTTGTACACGTTGCTTATACTGCAACTCAGTTTGTCCAATGGATGTAGCTCCGCTTGATCAAATCACCAAAATTAAACAAGTAATTCTTGATCATAAACAAAAAAGCGACAGCCGTTCTATTCGCCATCGCAAAGTTTTAATAGAACTAGTCAAAGAAGGTGGCTGGATTGATGAACGGCAATTTGGTTTACAAGTGGTTGGGAACTATTTTAGAGATTTAAGAGGATTGCTTGGTATTGTACCCCTTGGTTTGCGAATGCTAGCTAGGCGCAAATTCCCTTTGTCATTTGAACCTTCAGAAGGCACAGGGCAAGTGCGATCGCTAATCGAAGCTGTGCAAAAAGAGGAAGTAGGGATTAGGGATTAGGGACTGGAAGATAGGGAAGATGGGGAAGAATTTACTC
Coding sequences within it:
- a CDS encoding succinate dehydrogenase/fumarate reductase iron-sulfur subunit, which translates into the protein MEVLFKVIRQQKNSSPVVQTYLLQAEPGNTILDCLNQIKWEQDGTLAFRKNCRNTICGSCAMRINGRSALACKENVGSEIARVQQLAELKNSANNIPEIIIAPLGNMPVIKDLVVDMSNFWSNLEAITPYVSTAARQVPEREFLQTSEERSRLDQTGNCIMCGACFSECNAFEVNPDFVGPHALAKAYRMVEDSRDSETENRLEKYNEGTKGVWGCTRCLYCNSVCPMDVAPLDQITKIKQVILDHKQKSDSRSIRHRKVLIELVKEGGWIDERQFGLQVVGNYFRDLRGLLGIVPLGLRMLARRKFPLSFEPSEGTGQVRSLIEAVQKEEVGIRD